From the genome of Verrucomicrobiia bacterium:
TCTCCAACTTTGAATTGCACGGCGCCAAATTAGGCAGTTGTCATGCTCCTAAAAAAGCCATTTTTGCCGCGACCGGCTCGACAACGCCGCGGTGGCTGCTTACGGTTGGGTCGGTGAAAATCCTTTTCATTGGCGACATCGTGGGCGAACCCGGCCGGCGCGCAGTCAAACAACTGGTGCCGGGGTTGCGGGAACGTCACGGGCTGGACGTGGTGATTGCCAATGGAGAAAATTCAGCCGGCGGTTCCGGCATCACCGTCGGCACGGCCAGGGAAATCTTTGAGGCGGGCGTGGACATCATCACGAGCGGAGACCATTTGTGGGACCAGAAGGAAGTCACCGAACTGCTCGCGAACGAGCCGCGTTTTGTCCGGCCGTTGAATTATCCGCCGGGCACGCCAGGGCAGGGGAGCGCCCTGCTCCATCGCGACGGTCTGCCAACCGTGGCGGTTATCAACGTCCAGGGACGCACCTTCATGCCCGACCTCGAAAATCCCTTTCTGGCCGTCCGGGCCGAGATCGAACGGCTGCGGTCGCTGGCGCCGGTCATTTTTGTGGATATGCATGCCGAGGCCACGTCGGAGAAAATAGCGCTCGCGCGCATGCTTGACGGCTTGGTGACGGCGGTCGTCGGCACGCATACGCACGTGCAAACTGCCGACGAACAAATTTTCCCCGGTGGCACCGCCTTCCTGTGCGATGCCGGCTTCACCGGCCCACAGGAAAGCATCCTGGGGCGCGAAATCGATCCGATCATCAAACGCTTCCTGACCGGCATGCCGCAACGCTTTGGCGTGGCCAAGGATCGGATCATCCTGCACGGCGCCATTATTGAAGCCGAAGCCAGCGGGAAAGCGCTCGG
Proteins encoded in this window:
- a CDS encoding TIGR00282 family metallophosphoesterase, which gives rise to MKILFIGDIVGEPGRRAVKQLVPGLRERHGLDVVIANGENSAGGSGITVGTAREIFEAGVDIITSGDHLWDQKEVTELLANEPRFVRPLNYPPGTPGQGSALLHRDGLPTVAVINVQGRTFMPDLENPFLAVRAEIERLRSLAPVIFVDMHAEATSEKIALARMLDGLVTAVVGTHTHVQTADEQIFPGGTAFLCDAGFTGPQESILGREIDPIIKRFLTGMPQRFGVAKDRIILHGAIIEAEASGKALGIQRLSVPI